Proteins encoded within one genomic window of Streptomyces sp. NBC_01314:
- the pglX gene encoding BREX-2 system adenine-specific DNA-methyltransferase PglX: MIDRKALLNDLKQQVKAVETDLGRQVKALEDVGTRLRAEYDQARKLGRTAATWTSWLDERVTQVAVAWVLGSVFVRFCEDNRLIPEPYLTGADGDRRELAESRYDAYVESDDNPTYRGWLEKAFDELGQGQAGRLLFDKRHNPLYQVPLSHDGARELVEFWRGRDEVGILVHDFTDPLNEDGTEGWDTRFLGDLYQDLSEAARKTYALLQTPEFVEEFILDRTMNPAVREFGYEELKMIDPTCGSGHFVLGAFRRLVRLWGEGQPGRDVHERVRAALDSVHGVDINPFAVAVARFRLLVAAMAASGVRTLAEAAKYDWPVSLAVGDSLIKSRRSQQGNLFGGLDEDFVDDLAEFKYATEDVHEHLEILRPGRYHVVVGNPPYITVKDNKLNELYRELYPACAGTYALSVPFAQRFFELAKRGDSEGRGFGMVGQITANSFMKREFGTKLIEGYFGHAVELAEVIDTSGAYIPGHGTPTVILVGKQRGGDARSAVIRTVRSVQGEPAAPENAEEGLVWRAIVEQIDKPGSVSQWVSVDDLDRKKYFGKQPWILADGGLEMVEQISLTSTRRLADVRRVIGRYAHTGADLAYFAPTGTWRRFGVADRHIVPLVEGEALRDWNVSPETESIFPYSADLRPEVSDDVIPLLRRYFPILRNRREPGGTHEEIGLTWYEWSRWHPERFSVPLGIAFPFVSTHNHFVLDRGGKVFKQTAPVIKLREGASEEEHLRLLGLLNSSTAGFWLKMVSYPKGGDPVGDAGARVSVHPWSERYEFTGTKVQEFPLPAEYPAILGAAVDAMAQRLVAASPVSVVSDAVPIAGLLREAKALWESTRARMIALQEELDWQVYFLYNLHPEDLRVSEDADDPNIPELALGERAFEIVLARRVAAGEASDEWFKRHSSTPITEIPAHWPAPYREIVRKRIDAIESNRAIGMVERPEYKRRWATEGWDALEEKALRSWLLDRMENRDHWFDENGQPTILTLARLTDALSHDEDFVSVAKLYAPRKELTKVVAELVTDEHVPFLSALRYKPSGLKKRVDWEEVWDLQRKEDAAPDEPAKRKIRDSIPVPPKYTSADFLRPSYWRARGKLDVPKERFISYGQTHAATPELYGWAGWDQREQAQALATYFTNTALTAEEITPFLAGLLELQPWLSQWHNEFDMLYSGSPADFFAGYRQQKQGEHGLTDDDLRNWRPPAATRGRRAAVKK; encoded by the coding sequence GTGATCGACCGCAAGGCTCTGTTGAACGACCTGAAGCAGCAGGTCAAGGCGGTCGAGACCGACCTTGGGCGCCAGGTGAAGGCGCTGGAGGACGTCGGTACGCGGCTGAGGGCCGAGTACGACCAGGCCCGCAAGCTCGGGCGTACGGCGGCGACGTGGACCTCGTGGCTGGACGAGCGGGTCACCCAGGTCGCGGTGGCGTGGGTGCTGGGCTCTGTCTTCGTACGGTTCTGCGAGGACAACCGCCTGATCCCCGAGCCGTACCTGACGGGCGCGGACGGTGACCGGCGCGAGCTGGCGGAGTCCCGGTACGACGCGTACGTGGAGTCGGACGACAACCCGACGTACCGCGGCTGGCTGGAGAAGGCGTTCGACGAGCTGGGCCAGGGCCAGGCGGGACGGCTCCTCTTCGACAAGCGGCACAACCCGCTGTACCAGGTCCCGCTCTCGCACGACGGTGCGCGGGAGTTGGTCGAGTTCTGGCGGGGGAGGGACGAGGTGGGCATCCTCGTCCACGACTTCACCGACCCGCTGAACGAGGACGGTACGGAGGGCTGGGACACACGGTTCCTGGGCGACCTGTACCAGGACCTGAGCGAGGCCGCCCGGAAGACGTACGCGCTGCTGCAGACGCCGGAGTTCGTGGAGGAGTTCATCCTCGACCGCACGATGAACCCGGCGGTGCGGGAGTTCGGGTACGAGGAACTGAAGATGATCGACCCTACGTGCGGGTCGGGGCACTTTGTGCTGGGGGCGTTTCGGCGGTTGGTTCGGCTGTGGGGGGAGGGGCAGCCGGGGCGGGATGTGCACGAGCGGGTGCGGGCTGCGCTGGATTCGGTGCACGGGGTGGATATCAACCCGTTCGCGGTGGCCGTTGCTCGGTTCCGGCTGCTGGTTGCGGCTATGGCAGCGAGTGGTGTGCGGACGCTGGCGGAGGCGGCAAAGTACGACTGGCCGGTGTCTCTGGCGGTAGGAGACTCGCTGATCAAGTCCCGCCGCTCGCAGCAGGGGAATTTGTTTGGCGGCCTAGACGAAGACTTTGTGGACGACTTGGCCGAGTTCAAGTACGCCACGGAGGACGTGCACGAGCATCTGGAAATCTTGAGGCCGGGGCGGTACCACGTGGTAGTGGGGAACCCGCCCTACATCACGGTGAAGGACAACAAGCTCAACGAGCTTTACCGGGAACTCTATCCGGCGTGTGCGGGCACTTACGCGCTCTCGGTTCCGTTTGCCCAGCGGTTCTTCGAACTGGCCAAGCGCGGGGATTCCGAAGGGCGAGGATTTGGCATGGTTGGGCAGATCACCGCTAACTCCTTTATGAAACGTGAGTTTGGGACCAAGCTCATCGAGGGCTACTTCGGGCACGCGGTTGAACTGGCCGAGGTCATCGACACGTCGGGTGCGTACATTCCGGGACACGGGACGCCGACGGTCATCCTGGTTGGCAAGCAGCGGGGCGGGGACGCGCGATCGGCAGTGATCCGGACCGTTCGCAGCGTACAGGGAGAGCCTGCCGCGCCGGAGAACGCTGAGGAGGGTCTGGTCTGGCGAGCGATCGTTGAACAGATTGACAAGCCGGGATCAGTAAGCCAGTGGGTGTCCGTGGACGACCTGGACCGCAAGAAATACTTCGGTAAGCAGCCATGGATTCTCGCCGACGGCGGTCTCGAAATGGTGGAGCAGATCTCCCTGACGTCAACCAGGCGGCTGGCGGATGTTCGGCGTGTTATAGGGCGATATGCTCACACCGGTGCTGACCTGGCATATTTTGCGCCAACCGGGACTTGGCGTCGTTTTGGCGTCGCCGACCGGCATATTGTGCCCTTGGTCGAAGGGGAGGCGTTGCGAGACTGGAACGTTTCCCCGGAGACTGAGTCCATCTTTCCGTACTCTGCCGACCTGCGTCCGGAGGTGTCAGATGATGTGATTCCGTTGCTTAGGCGCTACTTCCCTATTCTTCGCAATCGGAGAGAGCCCGGCGGAACACATGAAGAGATTGGCTTGACTTGGTATGAGTGGAGTCGTTGGCATCCTGAGCGATTCTCGGTCCCCTTGGGAATCGCATTTCCCTTTGTCTCCACTCATAATCACTTTGTTTTGGATCGTGGCGGCAAGGTCTTCAAGCAGACTGCACCGGTAATTAAGTTGCGAGAGGGGGCCAGTGAGGAAGAGCACTTGCGGTTGCTTGGGCTACTCAACAGCTCCACAGCGGGTTTCTGGCTCAAGATGGTGAGCTATCCGAAGGGTGGCGACCCGGTTGGTGACGCAGGTGCTCGGGTGAGTGTGCATCCCTGGTCCGAAAGGTACGAGTTCACCGGAACCAAAGTTCAGGAATTCCCGCTTCCTGCTGAGTACCCGGCCATCCTCGGCGCCGCCGTCGATGCTATGGCTCAGCGACTTGTGGCAGCTAGCCCTGTGTCGGTGGTTTCTGACGCTGTGCCAATTGCTGGCCTGCTTCGCGAGGCCAAAGCCCTCTGGGAATCCACCCGCGCCCGCATGATCGCCCTTCAAGAAGAACTCGACTGGCAGGTCTATTTCCTCTACAACCTCCACCCCGAAGACCTCCGCGTCTCCGAGGACGCCGACGATCCCAACATCCCCGAACTCGCCCTCGGCGAGCGCGCCTTCGAGATCGTTCTTGCTCGCCGCGTCGCCGCTGGTGAGGCCAGTGACGAGTGGTTCAAACGGCACAGCTCCACGCCCATCACGGAGATCCCTGCGCACTGGCCCGCCCCCTACCGAGAGATCGTCCGGAAGCGGATCGACGCCATCGAGTCGAACCGTGCCATCGGAATGGTCGAGCGCCCCGAGTACAAGCGTCGCTGGGCCACCGAAGGTTGGGACGCGCTCGAGGAGAAGGCCCTCCGGTCCTGGCTGCTCGACCGGATGGAGAACCGCGACCACTGGTTCGACGAGAACGGTCAGCCCACCATCCTCACTCTGGCCCGCCTCACAGACGCCCTCTCCCACGACGAGGACTTCGTCTCTGTCGCCAAGCTCTACGCACCCCGCAAAGAGCTTACGAAGGTCGTCGCGGAGCTGGTCACCGACGAGCACGTGCCGTTCCTCTCCGCCCTGCGCTACAAGCCCTCCGGGCTGAAGAAGCGTGTCGACTGGGAAGAGGTGTGGGACCTCCAGCGCAAGGAGGACGCCGCGCCTGACGAGCCCGCCAAGCGGAAGATCCGGGACTCCATCCCCGTACCGCCGAAGTACACCTCGGCCGACTTCCTCCGCCCCTCCTACTGGAGGGCGCGCGGCAAGCTCGACGTGCCCAAGGAGCGGTTCATCTCCTACGGGCAGACCCACGCCGCCACCCCCGAGTTGTACGGGTGGGCCGGCTGGGACCAGCGGGAGCAGGCGCAGGCCCTCGCGACGTACTTCACCAACACCGCGCTGACCGCCGAGGAGATCACACCGTTCCTCGCCGGCCTGCTGGAACTCCAGCCGTGGCTGTCCCAGTGGCACAACGAGTTCGACATGCTCTACAGCGGCTCCCCGGCGGACTTCTTCGCCGGTTACCGCCAGCAGAAGCAGGGCGAGCACGGACTCACCGACGACGACCTCCGCAACTGGCGTCCCCCGGCCGCAACCCGAGGCCGTCGCGCTGCCGTGAAGAAGTAG
- a CDS encoding ATP-binding protein: MRFTSTPRGARLARRLVSHRLNDWGHPYTTPLNETLTLITAELSANAVRHGHVPGRDFHVQLTLAEGAFRIEVTDTRAEKQPPSTPPTPDSASESGRGLYLVAALADDWGVTPRPAAPGKTVWATLRVPTGGHPRTPPVAPRPADSASAYGHDTKSFPATSSRQRDGLGLRPGDASCGGRRR; encoded by the coding sequence ATGCGCTTCACCTCAACCCCACGCGGCGCCCGCCTCGCCCGCCGACTCGTCTCACACCGCCTCAACGACTGGGGCCACCCCTACACAACCCCGCTCAACGAGACACTCACCCTCATCACGGCCGAACTCAGCGCCAACGCCGTACGCCACGGCCACGTCCCCGGCCGGGACTTCCACGTCCAACTCACCCTGGCCGAGGGCGCCTTCCGCATCGAGGTGACCGACACCCGCGCCGAGAAGCAGCCCCCGTCCACGCCCCCGACCCCCGACTCGGCATCCGAGTCCGGCCGCGGCCTGTACCTCGTCGCCGCCCTCGCGGACGACTGGGGCGTCACCCCTCGCCCGGCCGCCCCCGGCAAGACCGTATGGGCCACGCTGCGCGTACCGACCGGAGGCCACCCGCGCACGCCGCCGGTGGCCCCTCGTCCGGCAGACTCGGCATCGGCTTACGGGCACGACACCAAGTCATTTCCGGCTACTTCTTCACGGCAGCGCGACGGCCTCGGGTTGCGGCCGGGGGACGCCAGTTGCGGAGGTCGTCGTCGGTGA
- a CDS encoding Hsp70 family protein — MTFGIDFGTSNSVVARWNGHGTEVLRVDNEGLPAEWNRPGFDELFPSVVSMRDVQRTLCFGWDAKCSTTEPQDAVKRMLASKHRAAADEGDVARGVTPEEHQVWLGDEPFRSTTVAAALFDRMREGVRRNLREMDEAVVTVPANATGAARYRTRAAARLAGIRVKALINEPTAAAISYAHEYPGEGRFLVFDWGGGTIDVTVLEHYDGIFDEVASRGIPALGGLEFDWALARLVLSRLGKHPDELTRREARRWRRHVELTKIALSQPGVTEELFDPPGGGAPVVIHRDEFETVTEHLVRQALVPLKECLGDVGLTPDSLDAVLMIGGTSQIPLVRREVERVLGREAVHPRLCNPMTAVARGAAITAAEIDGLLPDTTISVAASHDLGLSFEAGGRRGFATVIPRYSTLPARGSRSAMPARRDARTVVLEIVEGDSARAADDERTFPLARLELPVPQPGAEPSANLFDVDYRYDRNGILKVRAVHRHGGREILNEEIDCFGPDGTPIVNGLDRELERLLRRITEPAPQVEQAGLRVPSDPLRSGEQETEDRSDGTTSTVVIDGSRIMTAGRTAASPRPPSYALLTSALAAARKKYPGHRLVTVVKTDIVDSVEHFERDLLDRAIGEGEVIAVPSASPHALLNIATQLDAPVVSMENLMRFRTPYPWLADPGRYVQLARVEREWLFP; from the coding sequence ATGACCTTCGGAATCGACTTCGGTACCAGCAACTCGGTCGTGGCCCGCTGGAACGGTCATGGCACCGAGGTGCTCCGCGTGGACAACGAGGGACTGCCCGCGGAGTGGAACAGGCCAGGCTTCGACGAACTTTTCCCGTCCGTAGTCTCCATGAGGGATGTTCAGCGCACCCTCTGCTTCGGCTGGGACGCCAAGTGCTCCACGACGGAACCCCAGGACGCGGTCAAACGCATGCTCGCCTCCAAGCACAGGGCGGCGGCCGACGAGGGAGATGTCGCCCGCGGTGTGACGCCCGAGGAGCACCAAGTGTGGCTTGGGGACGAGCCCTTCCGCAGTACTACGGTCGCCGCCGCGCTCTTCGACCGGATGCGTGAGGGCGTCCGCAGGAACCTGCGGGAGATGGACGAAGCGGTGGTCACAGTGCCGGCCAACGCGACGGGCGCCGCCCGCTACCGCACCCGCGCCGCCGCCCGCCTCGCGGGCATCAGGGTCAAGGCGTTGATCAACGAGCCGACGGCAGCAGCCATCAGCTACGCGCACGAGTACCCGGGTGAGGGCCGTTTCCTCGTCTTCGACTGGGGCGGCGGGACGATCGACGTCACCGTGCTCGAACACTACGACGGCATCTTCGACGAGGTCGCCTCACGGGGCATTCCCGCACTGGGCGGCCTGGAGTTCGACTGGGCGCTCGCCCGGCTGGTGCTCTCCAGGCTCGGCAAGCACCCCGACGAGCTGACCCGGCGGGAAGCGCGCCGCTGGCGGCGGCATGTAGAGCTCACCAAGATCGCGCTCTCGCAGCCGGGCGTGACGGAAGAGCTGTTCGACCCGCCGGGAGGGGGCGCGCCCGTCGTCATCCACCGTGACGAGTTCGAGACAGTCACGGAGCACCTCGTGCGCCAGGCGCTAGTGCCGCTGAAGGAGTGCCTGGGGGACGTTGGCCTGACTCCGGATTCGCTGGACGCCGTCCTCATGATCGGAGGCACGTCACAGATCCCGCTGGTACGCAGGGAAGTGGAGCGTGTGCTCGGGCGGGAGGCCGTTCACCCGCGCTTGTGCAATCCGATGACTGCCGTGGCACGCGGGGCGGCGATCACCGCGGCGGAGATCGACGGGCTGTTGCCGGACACCACCATCTCCGTCGCCGCCAGTCACGACCTCGGGCTGTCGTTCGAAGCAGGAGGCCGCCGCGGGTTCGCGACGGTCATCCCGCGTTACTCGACGCTTCCCGCACGTGGCAGTCGCAGTGCCATGCCTGCCCGTCGCGATGCGCGCACGGTGGTCCTGGAGATCGTCGAGGGCGACAGCGCCCGAGCCGCGGACGACGAACGGACCTTCCCGCTCGCACGCCTCGAACTGCCCGTTCCCCAGCCCGGAGCGGAACCGAGCGCGAACCTCTTCGACGTCGACTACCGATACGACCGCAACGGCATCCTCAAGGTACGCGCCGTCCACCGACACGGCGGGCGGGAGATCCTCAACGAGGAAATCGACTGTTTCGGCCCGGACGGCACACCGATCGTCAACGGGCTGGACCGAGAGCTGGAACGCCTTCTCCGCCGCATCACGGAACCGGCCCCGCAGGTCGAACAGGCCGGTCTCCGCGTACCTTCCGACCCACTGCGCTCGGGGGAGCAGGAGACGGAGGACCGCAGTGACGGGACGACGTCCACCGTCGTCATCGACGGAAGTCGCATCATGACGGCGGGCCGCACTGCTGCCTCGCCCCGTCCGCCGAGCTACGCGCTGCTCACCTCCGCCTTGGCCGCCGCCCGCAAAAAGTACCCGGGCCACCGGCTCGTGACGGTGGTCAAAACGGACATCGTCGACTCGGTGGAGCACTTTGAGCGAGACCTCCTGGACCGGGCCATCGGCGAAGGGGAAGTGATCGCGGTGCCGTCGGCGTCTCCGCACGCTCTCCTCAACATCGCGACCCAGCTCGACGCACCGGTGGTGTCCATGGAGAACCTGATGAGGTTCCGCACCCCCTACCCGTGGCTGGCAGATCCGGGACGGTATGTGCAACTGGCGCGGGTCGAGAGGGAGTGGCTTTTCCCCTGA
- the pglW gene encoding BREX system serine/threonine kinase PglW: protein MREGRWVTVTESEFDHERRGLEAIRERLPDSDPWRAWSNFTFTANTGHVREVDLLVVAPGGVYMIELKDWHGSVTSENGTWVQTTPGGRRRTHGNPLHLVNKKAKELSGLIGQGQGQGGRRVWVGEAVCFTDDGLRVRLPAHDQNGVYTVAELVEMLGQPPRDERRRVTAIDSRHIKTELDRIGIRRSEAEYKVGPYELKRRPFDSGQTWADYEASHSELPERARVRVYLSERGSDSSLRQSVENAARREAAVLQRFRHQGVVPYRQYFPTGHPAGPALVFDYDRRTMKLDAYLVQYGAKLDILGRMALVRQLAETMRSAHARRIHHRALAARSIHVLPRLDSGPGKAVGEEAAWLSPRLQISDWQIATQRSADSSQGGGATRLAPTALSAMNLADDEDPYLAPELTALRPDPVSLDVYGLGVLTYLLVTDKAPAASQAELRARLEAGEGLRPSSLVDGLSEDVDELVQAATAYNPDKRLLSVDDFLEMLEVVEDSLTAPASATPPETADVPEKDPLEAVPGDVFDGRWEVRRRLGTGSTSRAFLVRDLQAEARRTRPLAVLKVGLSDNRGDILVREAEMMGRLRPHSGIIRLVEPEPLRIAGRTVLALEYVGDERDDSGEPGERKAPRRREETVARQLRDDGRLPVDQLEAYGDYLFGAVDFLEGEGIWHRDIKPDNIAIRIRPNRTRELVLIDFSLAGYPAKNTDAGTDGYLDPFVDVITRGTYDSHAERYAVAVTLHQMASRELPKWGDGSVLPRMTDQKEWPYPIIAAEAFDPAVRDGLVAFFQKALHRDAGKRFPELKPMRDAWRKIFLDASQTVPSSHRTRHPAPAGTDSTAAPAAGSAGAEETPRGARGTIADAEPETAEQQRDRLAAEATRDTPLTVSGLTGAAQSFLYGLGITTVGELLDYSRRKLVNAPGLGAKTRNEVQKRQREWGEKLRATPVSPLTPEGRAEAKEELEQLTAAESALVGTLATTDAAGGLSPRALRSVSLDALATILVPVVNNNGSNRNKAEMVRLLLRLPDEHGVLPDIGVWPRQKDVAEALGLSAGRIPQMLKEERKRWKADPAVRALRSEILDFLAGLGRVASAVEIADALAVRRGSQLAEREQRRAMALAAVRAVVEVEQLAPDEAEFQHQPNRKATEEALGAGLLALDVREADAPDTPTAPGLLDYATKLGRTADRLAGLDTLPTAATVLADLGAVTAPPGAIDWDERRMVELAAAASLNAAATPRLEIYPRDLPLVRALRLAQAGLVSRVPAMPEGRQPGLTGQAVHERVRSRFPELVVPDGHGGTTHDLPTGGPLTKALRDAGFELSLSMHERDGILRYLPTRVDDASSYLTTGAWRQSTRTGAVTRYADDPQLAGAVRAEERLLASARRDGYRVLTVGQRSVRQAVAGLGGERLGAEAVSVTELFLDALHGLVTPGTKPTWETLLKADAAEPGSKGAVHFREYARTAWGSVEPRIVELLGGGGNGGGGGASGSGPVLLTEAGVFARYDAMGVLDRLASAARQGGRGLWLLVPQSDPLREPRLGQVAVPYQAGLGEWIQLPDTWVGNAHRGSGEVVASASGVEGDVK, encoded by the coding sequence ATGCGGGAAGGCCGGTGGGTCACGGTCACCGAGTCCGAGTTCGATCACGAACGTCGCGGCCTGGAGGCGATCCGGGAGAGGCTGCCGGACTCCGATCCCTGGCGCGCCTGGTCGAACTTCACCTTCACCGCGAACACCGGCCACGTCCGCGAGGTCGACCTGCTGGTCGTCGCGCCCGGCGGCGTGTACATGATCGAGTTGAAGGACTGGCACGGCTCGGTCACCTCCGAGAACGGCACCTGGGTGCAGACCACGCCCGGCGGCCGGCGTCGCACGCACGGCAACCCGCTGCACCTGGTCAACAAGAAGGCCAAGGAGCTGTCCGGCCTGATCGGACAGGGCCAGGGCCAGGGCGGCCGGCGTGTGTGGGTCGGCGAGGCGGTCTGCTTCACGGACGACGGGCTGCGCGTGCGCCTGCCCGCCCACGACCAGAACGGCGTGTACACCGTCGCCGAGCTGGTCGAGATGCTGGGGCAGCCCCCGCGCGACGAGCGGCGCCGCGTCACCGCGATCGACTCCCGGCACATCAAGACCGAGCTGGACCGGATCGGTATCCGCCGCAGCGAGGCCGAGTACAAGGTCGGCCCCTACGAACTGAAGCGCCGCCCCTTCGACTCCGGCCAGACCTGGGCCGACTACGAGGCCAGCCACAGCGAGCTGCCCGAGCGCGCCCGGGTCCGCGTCTACCTGAGCGAGCGCGGCTCGGACTCCTCGCTGCGGCAGTCCGTGGAGAACGCCGCCCGCCGCGAGGCGGCCGTGCTGCAGCGTTTCCGGCACCAGGGTGTCGTCCCCTACCGGCAGTACTTCCCGACCGGGCACCCGGCGGGCCCCGCGCTGGTCTTCGACTACGACCGGCGGACGATGAAACTGGACGCGTACCTGGTCCAGTACGGCGCGAAGCTCGACATCCTCGGCCGGATGGCGCTGGTCCGGCAGCTCGCCGAGACCATGCGGTCCGCGCACGCCAGGCGCATCCACCACCGGGCCCTGGCCGCCCGCTCCATCCACGTCCTGCCCCGTCTCGACAGTGGCCCGGGGAAGGCGGTCGGCGAGGAGGCCGCCTGGCTCAGCCCGAGGCTGCAGATCTCCGACTGGCAGATCGCCACCCAGCGCAGCGCGGACTCCTCCCAGGGCGGGGGCGCGACGCGTCTGGCGCCGACCGCCCTGTCCGCGATGAACCTGGCCGACGACGAGGACCCCTACCTCGCGCCCGAGCTGACCGCGCTCCGCCCCGACCCGGTCTCCCTGGACGTCTACGGCCTCGGTGTCCTCACCTATCTACTGGTCACCGACAAGGCCCCGGCCGCCAGCCAGGCCGAGCTGCGGGCCCGCCTGGAGGCCGGGGAGGGCCTGCGGCCCAGCTCCCTGGTCGACGGGTTGTCGGAGGACGTCGACGAACTGGTGCAGGCGGCCACGGCGTACAACCCGGACAAGCGTCTGCTCAGCGTCGACGACTTCCTGGAGATGCTGGAGGTCGTCGAGGACTCCCTCACCGCCCCCGCGTCCGCCACCCCGCCCGAGACCGCCGACGTACCCGAGAAGGACCCGCTGGAGGCGGTCCCCGGTGATGTGTTCGACGGCCGCTGGGAGGTCCGCCGCCGACTCGGCACGGGCTCCACCAGCCGCGCCTTCCTCGTCCGTGACCTCCAGGCGGAGGCCCGCAGGACCCGTCCGCTGGCCGTGCTGAAGGTGGGGCTGTCCGACAACCGGGGCGACATCCTCGTCCGCGAGGCCGAGATGATGGGCCGCCTGCGCCCCCACTCCGGCATCATCCGCCTCGTCGAACCCGAGCCCCTGCGCATCGCGGGCCGCACCGTCCTCGCGCTGGAATACGTGGGCGACGAGCGGGACGACAGCGGGGAGCCGGGCGAGCGGAAGGCGCCCCGCCGCCGCGAGGAGACGGTGGCCCGCCAGCTCCGCGACGACGGCAGGCTCCCCGTCGACCAGCTGGAGGCGTACGGCGACTACCTCTTCGGCGCCGTCGACTTCCTGGAGGGCGAGGGCATCTGGCACCGCGACATCAAGCCGGACAACATCGCCATCCGTATCCGCCCCAACCGCACCCGCGAGCTGGTCCTCATCGACTTCTCGCTCGCCGGATACCCCGCCAAGAACACCGACGCGGGCACCGACGGCTACCTCGACCCGTTCGTCGACGTCATCACACGCGGCACGTACGACTCCCACGCCGAGCGGTACGCGGTCGCCGTCACCCTGCACCAGATGGCCTCCCGCGAACTGCCCAAGTGGGGCGACGGCAGCGTCCTGCCCCGGATGACGGACCAGAAGGAGTGGCCGTACCCGATCATCGCGGCCGAGGCCTTCGACCCTGCCGTACGGGACGGGCTCGTCGCCTTCTTCCAGAAGGCCCTGCACCGCGACGCGGGCAAGCGGTTCCCCGAGCTCAAGCCCATGCGGGACGCCTGGCGCAAGATCTTCCTCGACGCCTCGCAGACCGTCCCCTCCAGCCACCGCACCCGCCACCCGGCACCGGCCGGCACCGATTCCACCGCCGCCCCCGCCGCGGGCTCCGCCGGAGCGGAGGAGACCCCCCGGGGTGCTCGGGGCACCATCGCGGACGCCGAGCCGGAGACCGCCGAGCAGCAGCGCGACCGCCTCGCCGCCGAGGCGACCCGCGACACCCCGCTGACCGTCTCCGGTCTCACGGGCGCGGCCCAGTCCTTCCTCTACGGCCTGGGCATCACCACCGTCGGCGAACTCCTCGACTACAGCCGCCGCAAGCTCGTCAACGCCCCCGGCCTCGGCGCCAAGACCCGCAACGAGGTGCAGAAGCGGCAGCGGGAGTGGGGCGAGAAGCTGCGCGCCACGCCCGTCTCGCCGCTCACACCCGAGGGCCGCGCGGAGGCCAAGGAGGAGCTGGAACAGCTCACCGCCGCCGAGTCCGCCCTCGTCGGCACCCTGGCCACGACCGACGCTGCCGGCGGCCTGTCCCCCCGCGCCCTGCGCTCCGTCAGCCTCGACGCCCTCGCCACGATCCTCGTACCGGTCGTCAACAACAACGGCTCCAACCGCAACAAGGCCGAGATGGTGCGGCTGCTGCTGCGCCTGCCCGACGAGCACGGTGTCCTGCCGGACATCGGGGTCTGGCCCAGGCAGAAGGACGTCGCCGAGGCGCTGGGGCTCAGCGCCGGGCGCATCCCGCAGATGCTCAAGGAGGAGCGCAAGCGCTGGAAGGCCGACCCGGCCGTCCGCGCCCTGCGCTCAGAGATCCTCGACTTCCTCGCCGGTCTGGGGCGGGTCGCCTCCGCCGTCGAGATAGCCGACGCCCTCGCGGTGCGACGCGGCAGCCAGCTCGCCGAGCGCGAGCAGCGGCGCGCGATGGCCCTGGCGGCGGTCCGCGCCGTCGTCGAGGTCGAACAACTCGCCCCCGACGAGGCCGAGTTCCAGCACCAGCCCAACCGCAAGGCCACCGAGGAGGCGCTCGGCGCGGGCCTGCTGGCCCTGGACGTACGCGAGGCCGACGCGCCGGACACCCCGACCGCGCCCGGCCTGCTGGACTACGCGACGAAGCTCGGCCGCACGGCCGACCGCCTCGCGGGGCTGGACACACTCCCGACGGCGGCGACAGTCCTGGCCGATCTGGGCGCGGTGACCGCACCGCCCGGCGCGATCGACTGGGACGAGCGGCGCATGGTCGAACTGGCCGCCGCCGCGTCCCTGAACGCCGCCGCCACCCCGCGCCTGGAGATCTACCCGCGCGACCTGCCCCTCGTACGGGCACTGCGGCTCGCCCAGGCCGGCCTCGTGAGCCGCGTCCCGGCCATGCCGGAGGGCCGGCAGCCCGGCCTGACCGGGCAGGCCGTGCACGAACGGGTCCGCTCCCGCTTCCCGGAGCTGGTCGTCCCCGACGGGCACGGCGGCACGACCCACGACCTGCCGACCGGCGGCCCGCTCACCAAGGCCCTGCGCGACGCGGGCTTCGAACTGTCGCTCAGCATGCACGAGCGCGACGGCATCCTGCGCTACCTGCCGACCCGCGTGGACGACGCCTCCAGCTACCTCACGACGGGCGCGTGGCGTCAGTCCACCCGTACGGGCGCGGTGACGCGGTACGCCGACGACCCGCAGCTCGCGGGCGCCGTGCGCGCGGAGGAACGGCTGCTCGCGTCGGCTCGCCGGGACGGCTACCGGGTACTGACGGTCGGGCAGCGGTCCGTGCGCCAGGCCGTGGCCGGGCTGGGCGGCGAACGGCTGGGGGCGGAGGCGGTCTCGGTGACCGAGCTGTTCCTGGATGCCCTGCACGGACTGGTCACGCCGGGTACCAAGCCCACCTGGGAGACCCTGCTCAAGGCGGACGCCGCCGAGCCGGGTTCGAAGGGCGCGGTGCATTTCAGGGAGTACGCGCGGACGGCGTGGGGCTCGGTCGAGCCCCGGATCGTCGAGCTGCTGGGCGGCGGTGGCAACGGTGGTGGTGGCGGTGCGTCGGGTTCGGGTCCCGTGCTGCTGACGGAGGCCGGGGTGTTCGCCCGGTACGACGCGATGGGCGTCCTGGACCGGCTGGCGTCGGCGGCCCGGCAGGGCGGGCGGGGGCTGTGGCTCCTGGTCCCGCAGAGTGACCCCTTGCGCGAGCCCCGGCTCGGGCAGGTGGCCGTGCCGTACCAGGCCGGCCTGGGGGAGTGGATCCAGCTTCCGGACACGTGGGTGGGCAACGCCCATCGCGGGTCCGGCGAGGTTGTGGCTAGTGCCAGTGGTGTCGAGGGAGACGTCAAGTGA